The Glycine soja cultivar W05 chromosome 8, ASM419377v2, whole genome shotgun sequence genome has a window encoding:
- the LOC114421949 gene encoding agglutinin-2-like — protein MVLSNSKPFFLLLVQFLMLHRNWDDTSFNFPNFSGPYPNTVLTFQGDARIIRGVIDPTNFVKNAEIVPSAGRATYALPVRLWDSKSGKVASFTTTFSFKISNGPNTGDGIAFFLAPFGSNMPRDSAGGYLGLFSRDTALRNTNKNHIVAVEFDMHQNEWDPAATPHIGIDVNSISSVATVRWEIEELGVPTVSATVSYDSKTQIFGMALNDGTVVAYEIDLRTVLPEFVSVGFSGATGVLIEDHEILSWTFSSSFD, from the coding sequence ATGGTTCTGTCCAACTCAAAGCCCTTTTTCTTGCTTCTGGTTCAATTCCTAATGCTACATCGAAACTGGGACGACACATCTTTCAACTTCCCCAACTTTTCAGGGCCATATCCAAACACCGTTTTAACCTTCCAAGGCGATGCCCGTATAATAAGGGGTGTAATAGATCCAACAAATTTCGTAAAAAATGCTGAAATTGTGCCAAGTGCGGGAAGAGCCACCTATGCTCTCCCCGTGCGTCTTTGGGATTCAAAATCTGGTAAAGTCGCAAGTTTCACTACTACCTTCTCTTTCAAAATATCGAATGGTCCAAACACCGGAGACGGAATCGCTTTCTTCCTTGCACCGTTCGGATCCAACATGCCCCGAGATTCGGCTGGCGGATACCTCGGACTCTTCAGTCGCGACACTGCCCTAAGAAATACGAACAAAAACCATATAGTTGCCGTTGAATTTGACATGCACCAGAATGAATGGGACCCAGCTGCTACTCCCCACATAGGAATTGATGTTAACTCCATCTCTTCGGTAGCAACTGTGCGATGGGAAATTGAAGAGCTCGGGGTTCCAACAGTATCTGCCACCGTTTCCTATGACTCCAAAACCCAAATTTTTGGCATGGCTTTAAATGACGGAACTGTTGTTGCCTATGAAATTGATTTGAGGACCGTTCTGCCAGAATTTGTCAGCGTTGGCTTCTCCGGTGCCACGGGAGTGCTGATTGAAGATCATGAGATTCTATCTTGGACTTTCAGTTCTAGCTTCGATTAG
- the LOC114421511 gene encoding agglutinin-2-like, whose amino-acid sequence MAKSKTQTSFPTLLVFLCYVLLLNNVKKSNSLSFNFSNFVSGPNFDIGFLGDARPLDGAIQLTRRDNNGPYGTANIRQHSVGRAVYIPPVRLWDKTTGKLADFETDFSFVVDYYSAGSQIHADGLSFFIIPFGADPRIPKNSSGGYLGLFSPETAFNAYKNQIVAVEFDSFRNEWDPEPVPVAPHIGIDINSLESVETTDWPINSVPQGAVGKAIISYDSNAKKLYVAVGYDTQPPTIVALSQTIDLRVVLPEWVRIGFSGATGDMVETHDILSWSFTSHI is encoded by the coding sequence ATGGCTAAAAGTAAAACACAAACTTCATTCCCTACTCTCTTGGTTTTCCTCTGCTATGTGTTGCTACTCAACAATGTGAAGAAGTCCAATTCACTTTCATTCAACTTTTCCAATTTCGTGTCGGGACCAAACTTCGACATTGGTTTCCTTGGCGATGCGCGTCCATTAGACGGTGCAATACAATTAACAAGAAGAGACAATAACGGACCTTATGGCACTGCCAATATTCGCCAGCACAGTGTTGGTCGTGCAGTTTATATTCCACCAGTGCGCCTTTGGGACAAAACCACAGGCAAACTCGCAGACTTCGAAACAGACTTCTCCTTCGTCGTAGATTATTATTCCGCTGGTTCGCAAATCCACGCTGATGGCCTGTCCTTTTTCATCATACCTTTCGGTGCTGACCCCAGAATCCCCAAGAACTCATCTGGGGGATACCTTGGACTATTCAGCCCCGAAACTGCTTTCAATGCTTACAAAAACCAAATCGTGGCTGTTGAGTTTGACAGCTTCAGAAATGAATGGGATCCCGAGCCTGTCCCGGTTGCTCCTCATATCGGAATTGACATCAACTCTCTTGAATCGGTGGAAACTACAGATTGGCCTATCAATTCTGTGCCTCAAGGTGCTGTTGGAAAAGCTATCATTAGCTATGATTCTAATGCTAAAAAACTGTATGTCGCCGTTGGCTATGATACCCAACCTCCTACTATTGTTGCCCTCTCACAAACCATTGATTTGAGGGTTGTTCTACCGGAATGGGTAAGAATTGGTTTCTCGGGTGCCACTGGTGATATGGTTGAAACACATGACATTCTTTCTTGGTCTTTCACTTCACACATCTAG